The genomic segment TACCCGATGAAACTATCGTTCTTCCTGGGCATGATTATAAAGGTTTTCTCTCTACTACTATAGGAGAGGAAAAAAAATGGAATCCCCGGATTGCCGGAAAATCTCTCTCTGAATTTAAAGAGATAATGGACAATCTGAACTTACCGGAACCTAAAAAAATTCATGAGGCAGTGCCGGCAAACCGAGCTTGTGGGAAAGTATCATGAGTATCGGAATCTTATTTTTATTGTTAGGTGTAGGGGCCGGGGTTCTTGGAGGATTAGTTGGCATTGGTGGGGGGATTTTACTTGTTCCTGCCCTCGTTTATTTTTTTGATTTTAACCAAAAATTAGCCCAAGGGACCACACTCGCAGCCATGGTTCCTCCGATTGGTATTGTTGCTGCTTATATTTATTATACTAGAGGAGAAACCAATATCTTTGCTGCCGCCTTTATCAGTGCAGGTTTTATCTTGGGAAGTATTTTTGGTGCTAGTGCTGCTTCCAAAATTGATACCACCACCTTATCTCGATTTTTCGGAATTTTCACAGTCATTGTTGGGCTGAAGATGATTTTTTTTCCAAAGTAGAAAAGAAATAAATTTTCCTTGCAGGAAGTTCTGATTTAGGATTCCATTCTCTCGTGTTCGGTTTTTATCTCACATTTTTTTGGATTCTAATTCGATTTTTTTCCTCTGAATTTTCTTGGCCCTCTGGACTCATCCCTCCACTCCAGTTTCTATTTTGGTGGAACTTAGTTTTTTCGTCCTTTTGGTTAATTCTGATTTTTATTGTGGTCTTCGGGCTTTTAGGTTTTTTGTTAAGAATTCCTGTAGTCGGAATTTTATTACAAGGGATTCGGAACCAAGTCACTGAAATTGGTTGGTATAAGTTTCTTCTGAGCAGAACCACTGTTTGGTTACTCAGCCAGAGTTTAATTTTATTTGGATCTTTTGTTTTTGGATACGGAAACCAATCGGAAAATTGGATTTATACAGCATCTCTTCTAGCAACAGTTTCTGGTTATTTTATTAAACAAAATTTTTACAAACCGATGGCGAGTTTTTCAGGTTCAAGAGGAGTGTTTGTATACCGAAGTAGTAAAGAAAGTGGTTCTACCCCAAACAACCACAGCCACTTTCCTCAGGAAAAAGACGTCACTCCTCCGTAAGTTCTTTTATTTTTGGTTCCCAACCATCCCAAAAAAACAATCTAATTAGTATGGTTTCTTCCATACATCCAACTCGGTTCTTCGCATTGATATTGAAAGCACTTACATATTTCTTTGTATCCCTATTCTTTTTTTCCCAATGCAGTATTTTTTCCGATAAAGATAGCGCTGTCCAACAGATCTCTTTACAACCTAAAGAAGGTCAAAAACTGGCAGCTTTTGCGGAAGGATGTTTTTGGTGTTCTGAACATATCTTTGAATCGGTCCCAGGAGTTTTAGAAGTTGTATCTGGTTATGCAGGTGGACATACAAAAAATCCCAACTATGAATTAGTGAACACGGAAACAACAGGACATGCAGAAACTGTACTTGTTTACTATGATCCATCTAAGATAGATTATGCGGAACTTTGTAGGATTTTTTTTCTTTCTCATGATCCCACTACTTTAAATAAACAAGGTCCTGATGAAGGATCTTCCTATAGATCCATCCTCTTTTATTCTACAGAGACAGAACATACTATTGCAAAAAAAATTCAGAAAGAAATCCAAGAGAAGCGAATCTGGAATAATCCAATTGTAACTGAATACCAAGAACTAAAAGAATTTTACCAAGTGGAAATGTACCACCAAAATTTTATCCAAAACCATCCGAATCAGTCCTATGTGAGAGGAGTTTCTATTCCCAGATACCAAGAATTCCAATCTCGGTATGAGCTTTATAAAAAAACAGAAAAGTAGCTTTTACCTTACGTGAGAATTTAGTAAGACAAAAACTGTTCTCTAATTTTAGTACGGAAAGAATCAAATTCGGACTTAGATTGGAACTTACAAAGTTTTAAAATTTCTGCCGGTATCTCTGATGATTTTGCTTCTTTAGCATTAATTGAAATCATCATATCACTCAGATAAATCGGAAATACTATATCGGAATATACTTCGTCAACAAGAAGAGGTCTATGGTGAAACTCCATAGCTTTCGTGTACAAAATGGGGAAACTCCATTTTTCGCCTACCATTGCGCCTAACTTTGAATGTGTGATACCTATCGCGGATTCTTCCATACTAATTGTAGAAGCAATCTCTCTAGAATTGGAATAGGTTTTGATTTTTGACATATGTTGTTTGTCAAAAGATAAAAGTAAAATTTCACCAATGTCATGCAATAGAGAAGCGGCAATTAAATTACTTAGATCAGCTTTCGCCATCCCCATTTTTTGACCGATGGCCTTACAATAAAAGGCAGACTCATTAGATTTTTCCCATATTGCAGTAAATGCTGGAAATTTATCTTCTAACATCTGCTTGGTTCCAAGACTATACAATAAAGTTTGTAATTCTTTTAAACCAATAAGTTGGATGGCTCGGTCCAAACTTTCTACCCGTCCGCCTCGTCGGAACGCAGCGGAGTTGGAAAGTTTAAGAATATTGGCAGATAATGCGATATCTTTTTTGATCATCTCAGCAATGGTTCCAATGCTTGAGTTTGGTTTGTCAATGGCATCCTGAATGTCTTTAATCGCCTTTGGAAATGTTGGTAAATTATCGATTTGAGAAATAATATGATCTATTCTTTCCAACTGTTGGTTTTCTTTAGAAACCTTTGAAGGAATATCGATCATAAATACTGTTTTGTTTTCACTCGATTCAAATTTGAATGCAGAATCACCTAAACCATCGTTACGCAACATCATGAGAGTCATGATCAATCCAAGACCTGCACCTTCTTGATCATTTGACATATCCACAAATGCTTCTGCTAAATCATTATAGGTTTTTGCTTTATCTATTCTTTCCTTAATCCTTGCTGATTCTGCTGGAGTGAGTTGAACATTATTCATGATTCGAATCCGCATCAAACTTTTATTATGAATGAAGGAGACAAATACCCCGAAATTATTTCTTTGTAGGGAATCTTCGATAATCTCTCGATTTTCTAAATATGTTTTTTTAAACTCAGCAATACCGGTTTCGTATTCGGCTTCGTTTTCAATATTACTTGCTCGGTTTTTAAAAAATACACGTTTTGCATTGGCTTTGATTGCATTTGTTACTGTTTCTTTTACAGCAGCCAAAACTGAATCTCTAACAATGATTAGATCAAGCTGCAATAGAAATCGATCCAAAACTTGGAATAAAGTATTTTCTACTTCATCAGTGATCTGAAAAAACTTAAAATGAAATGGTGCATTTTCTGCAATAGGATGATTGATATTATCAATATTGGAGTGAAGACCTAAGTCTTGTTTGTATTCTAATGTGACAGCCTTTGGACTTGCCATAATACCTCAAGTAATGAATCGCACCAAAAGGGAATTCCCTAAGCCATTTTTGATAGCTGTACTTCTACTCCATCCAATGCGAATATTTTACTAGTGCAAGCGTTTAACAATAAAATAACGAAAGAGAAAAAACTTGCGGTAAGTACGAAATGTAAATAGGATTTAATCGCTGATTTTACTACGTTTGTGTACTAATTAATCAAAAAGTTTGATTTTAGGAAGTCCCAAATTATAACGAACTGCAACCACTCGGATGCCAACAACAACAGTTGCAGAGATCACTAAGTTCCAATTTGCATTTACATCAAAAGCATTGAGTATTATATATAAAACAGATCCCACCAAACAAGCAGTAGCGTATATTTCTTTCCTAAAGATAAATGGAACTTCATTCATTAGTGTATCGCGTATCACGCCACCAAAAATGGCTGAAATCATTCCAAGAAGTGCCGATGCAAAAAAGTTCACTCCATGATCCAAAGCAATCCTTGTTCCGATCACAGTATAAATTCCAATTCCCAATGTATCAAAAAGAAAAAGTTCATCTCTTAGTTTGGTAAGTATTCCTGGAAATAAAATGACAAGTAAAAAACCAATGAATATGGCCCAAAGGATATTCTCATCTCGCACCCAGGAAACAGGATAATTTCCAAGTGTAATATCCCTTAAGGTCCCTCCTCCTATGGCAGTGATGAAACCCGTAAAAAATACACTAAACAGATCGTGGTGGTGGTCCTTATGTTCCAAAGCAGCGAGCGCACCCGATATAGTAAATACCATGATTCCTGAAAGCCCGATGTAATAAGAAAAACTAAAATCCACGGTTTCAATCCTACTTTTATCTGTTTAGACGTAAACAAAATGACAATCTTTCCACCCTTCAATTGTTGTATAAATTAGAGAATATGAAGAGTCCTGCAAAATTTTTTAGGAATGTTATCCTTATCCCTACCTTTCTTTTCCAGGCATGTATCCCGAGTTTACCAAAAGGAGTTTTGCAATCAGTCAGCGACTTTCTACAATTGCGAAGTTTGGTAAACACTGGGCCATATAAAATTTCTGTCACAGTCTCAGGCCTTCTCGGTTCTGGACTTGCTCTTGATTTGAATTCCGGAGCAGAAACTATCGTTGTCAACTCCGATGGTGGTTATGAATTTACAACTGCCCTTACCACAGGTAGTAATTTCAATGTTACAATCAAGACTCAACCCATACTTCCTGTACAAACATGTTCTGTCAGCGGTGGAATGGGTGTGGTTGGTTTTGGAAATATAAACTCAATCATAGTCAACTGTGATCCTTTGCGTTATACCATTGGTGGAACCATCACTGGCTTAGATGGAATCACTGGACTTATCTTAACTAACTCAGTAGATGGATCCACTCTTAGCGTAGCTGTGGCTTCGGGAGCTTTTGCATTCACTCAAACCTATTTGAATGGAACTACTTACAATGTATCAGTAAGTACTCAGCCAAACCATCCTGTACAAAACTGTGTCACTACTAACGGTGTTGGTACGATCGCTGGAGCAAACATCACTAATATTACCATTGCTTGTACTTCCATCGCATTTCCAATTGAAGTGACAGCCGTAGGGATTGCTTCTGGGACTTTGTCAATTCGAAATAATAATTCAGAACTTCTGACCATTTCTACGAATGGTCTTCACCGGTTTCCAACCAATATCATTACGAACAATTCCTATAGTTTGCAAGTGGTCTCTACACCGGCAAATCATCAATGTATTCTAAATTCCACAAGTGGTACGGTAACAGGAACTATTTCCATCACAGCCAATTGTTTTAGTGTACTGTCCATTGGACCTTCCAACGGAGGAATTCTACAACCGCTGGAAAGTTTGCGATTACAATTTTCGGATGAAATCAATGCAGGAAGTTGCGCGGGATCTTCTGGCACATTAAACACTACCAATAGCCTTCCGATCCAATTTGCGGTGACAACCACTACTCTTACAAATGATACATTGATTGTTTCCCCGGCTCCCACAGATTCTTGGTTGAGTGGTCATAGAACTTTAACACTCAATTGTAACAGTGTAGGCGGATACCCACTTTCCTCTACTGTGAATCTGCTCTATCTCATACCGTCTAGCCTCCGTTACGTTGCAGATGCTCCTACTGGGAACGATCTAAATAACGGACTCACAGCGGCCACACCGAAACGCCATATCCAATCTGCGATTAATAGTTTTGGAGGTTGTCCAACTTTTGATTGCGCTGTTTTAGTAGAAGCTGGCTCCTATGACCCAACCTTCGTTGGCGGCACGATCCAACTTGTATCAGGAATATCGCTTTATGGTGGTTATGTCGCTGGAACTAATTTTGTTACTTGGGATCCAGATTCTCATTCCTCAGTGATACTTATGGATACAACGCCTGTTGGTTGTTCGGTGGCTACAGCTACTTCCCCCTGTGCTTCTATTGTAGGAGATGCATCAATTACAAATACTGTCACTATATCTGGATTTAAAATTGAATCTGGACCAGACACTGCCCCTTATATGGCAGGCGTTTTGTTAAACTCCACAAATAATGTGCGACTCATTAATAACGTGATCAACGCTGGAACAGGAATTAATGGGGCGTATGGTGTTCATGCAATCGATAGTAATCCGTATTTAATCAAAAACACAATTGAAGGGGGAATGTGTACAGCCATTGGTTGTGCCGCAGTAGGCTTGTATATTTCCTCAACTTTCCCAATTGCTCCTATCGTTCTACTTAATAATATTACCGGGGGAATTGGTGCACCGCTTGTAACGAGTGTATCTTCAAAAGGCATAGAGTATGCAGGTAGTGCTGCCATGACAGTAACCAACATTACTGGGAATAAAATTTCGAGCAGTGACCTTAATATGACGAATAGTATTGAAAGCGTTGCATTTGACATTAATTCCACTGCAACAGGTTCCACCGGTATCCTTTCAGGAAACATTATTTCAGCAGGTAGAGCAGTGCAATCCATTGGTCTCAAAATCCTACCAGTAACTACTACAATCCAGGTTGGATCATCTTCGCTAGGGAATGAAATTTCAGCCAATCAAGCGACAACAAATGCCTCTAGCTTATTTTTAAAAACAGGACTTGTTGTTCGAAGGAATCTAATCAAATTAGGAGAAGCCAACAATTCTTTGGTTGCTACAGTGACGGGAATTTATATTCAAAGTGGTGGCTCAGCCACAATTGAAAATAATTCAATTCAGGGTGGATTCGCAAAATCTTCCACTTCAACTGCAACACTACATGGCATTTATATAGCGACACCAAGTGCTACAACAAGTATCTCCGGTAACTATTTTCGTTTAGGTGATTCGGAAGGAATTAACTCTACAGCTACTGTGACCGCAGGAATTTCGTTGAATACACCCCAAAATATATTGATTGCAAATAACTGGATCCAAAATGGTAGAAGTGATGTACATGCAAGAGGGTTAGAACTTAAATCCGTATTCTCAGGTTTAAAAGTGTATCACAATACGATAAGCAGTGGAACCGGAAATGTTGGTAATGAAAGTTCAGTTTTTATTGGCTCACTTTCTACCTCTGCAGACATCCAAAACAATGTGTTTCTACTCAATAATAATGCGGGAAACAATGCTTGTATTTATAATGCTGGAGCCGGCTTACAAACAGCAATCAAATACAATGTTTTATATAATTGTACGAATTTGGTTGTACAAAACGCATTCAATTATACAGACCTTTGTCCCGGAGGGATCCCAGGAACTTTAGGTTGTGTTTCTCCGCTCGGTATAGCAGCAAACTTTGGAAATAACCTCAACTTAAATCCCAACTTTGTTAATAATTTTGGTGCAATCGCAGTATACACACCAACAACGGCAACATCCTGTTTAATTACTAAATCCACAAACCAAATCATCACAAATAGCTATAATGGAAATGGAACAAGACCGGGTAATGATGGTGCGGTGAGTCTTGGTGCAGTAGAATACGACCAAGCTTGTACACCTTAGCCAAAAAAATCGGCTAAGGTTTGATTGGGTTCATTTCTTTTTTTGTAATTAGCCTAAGGAAGAACGTAAATCCCAACTCGGTCGTTGTATAAACTTCCAATGTATAATTGCCTTTTCTTTTCTATCACACTGGTCACTTCTTTTAAGTGTTCACCGCCTGGATCTTGCAAAGTCATAAGTACTTTACCGTTTCCATCTATTTTGAGGGCATATCCATAAGGTTCAGCCTTAGGCCAAAGGAATTTAGGAAGGAAAGAAATCATTCTTTTGACAACTGGCGAAGGATGCATATGATCCATTCGATCATTTCTTACTGTAAACAATGCCACCCAAAACTCTCCGTTTTCATTTCGAGTGATATTATCAGGAAATCCTGGTAAATTTTCTATCACTGTTTCTTTGATTCCTTTTTTAGGACCTTTTAACCAAAGTTTTGTGATCTTATAACGATAGGTTTCGTTTACAAGTAAGAAGTCTTCATTTTTCGATAAAGCAATCCCATTGGCAAAGTACAAACCGTCCGCAAGTAGTTCTGTTTCTTTAGTTTTTGGATCATATACAAAAACTCGCCCATAAGGTCTAGCTTCTAGAAGGTCATAAAGATATTCTTTTTGTTCATACACAGAGGCATCGGAGAAGTAAATCCTTCCATCTTGGGCAATGTCCAAATCATCAGTGAATTGAAAAGGTTTACCTTGGAATTCGGAAACGAGGACAGTTAACTTTCCAGATTTGTCGAGAGATAGAAGACCTTTGTAAGCATCCGCAATGATAAGATTTCCTTGTTTATCAAATTGAATTCCTAGTGGCCGACCGGAAGTTTTGGCGATCACTTTGATTTCTCCCTTCAGAGTGACCTTGATGATTCGACCTTCTTTGTCTCCTCCATAAATATTTCCATCAGAATCAACATCCAATGACTCCAATCCTTTTACCTTACCAATGGCCAATAAAATTGATTTTTGTAGTTCGGTGTTAGGAGCATAAATTCCAATAGGTTCTGGTTTGATTGGAGGTTCATAAGCTACAGGTGCGAATGTTCGACACGAAAAAAGGACTGAAAACACAAAGATGTTAATTACTGAAGTTTTCATATTGGTTATTTCTCCCTATCAATCAAAGCGTCTTTTAGAGCCCATCGTTCATCTACCCATCGTTTCATTTTCTTTGACATCGGTGCAAATTGTTCATTCTCTTCAATAGGAACAAGGGAAGCAGGAATTACATCCACAAACACTTTTAACTTTCGGATTTTCCCTTGCATCAAATCTAAGAAACTAGGATTTTCTGTAGGATAAACAATAGTTAAATCGATAAATGCATCAAGCGAATTCTTTAAGGCTGTGGACACTACAGAAATCCCACCGCTATGAGGACGGAGTAAATGTTGGTAAGGATTTTTCTTTAATAATTTTTGAACACGTTCCGGTGTTCTTCTGTGACCTTCAAGAAAGTTTAAAATAGAGAATGGCATTCCAACAAATTTTTCACAAACTTTTTTGACATTTTCCAAATCTTTGGTAGCGAGTTCCGGATTTTTTTTCAGTTGTTCCCGACTACTTCGTTTCACAAAAGGAAAATCTAAAGCCAACCATGCGTGTCCAAGGATCGGCACATACTTTAACGAATCTTTGATGAAAAACCGGATGAGCGGGATTTTTCGATTTAGTACAGATTGAATGATATAAATATCTGACCAAGATTGGTGATTACAAATAATCATATATCGCCCATCATGTTTCAGGTCTTTATACTTATCTCCAATAACTTCAAATTGGACACCATACAACATACGAGAAATTCGATAGTTATTCTCTATCCAGAATTCTCCCACCTTTAAGAGTAAACGATCACCAAACCTTCTTA from the Leptospira terpstrae serovar Hualin str. LT 11-33 = ATCC 700639 genome contains:
- a CDS encoding sulfite exporter TauE/SafE family protein, with product MSIGILFLLLGVGAGVLGGLVGIGGGILLVPALVYFFDFNQKLAQGTTLAAMVPPIGIVAAYIYYTRGETNIFAAAFISAGFILGSIFGASAASKIDTTTLSRFFGIFTVIVGLKMIFFPK
- the msrA gene encoding peptide-methionine (S)-S-oxide reductase MsrA; its protein translation is MVSSIHPTRFFALILKALTYFFVSLFFFSQCSIFSDKDSAVQQISLQPKEGQKLAAFAEGCFWCSEHIFESVPGVLEVVSGYAGGHTKNPNYELVNTETTGHAETVLVYYDPSKIDYAELCRIFFLSHDPTTLNKQGPDEGSSYRSILFYSTETEHTIAKKIQKEIQEKRIWNNPIVTEYQELKEFYQVEMYHQNFIQNHPNQSYVRGVSIPRYQEFQSRYELYKKTEK
- a CDS encoding HDOD domain-containing protein: MASPKAVTLEYKQDLGLHSNIDNINHPIAENAPFHFKFFQITDEVENTLFQVLDRFLLQLDLIIVRDSVLAAVKETVTNAIKANAKRVFFKNRASNIENEAEYETGIAEFKKTYLENREIIEDSLQRNNFGVFVSFIHNKSLMRIRIMNNVQLTPAESARIKERIDKAKTYNDLAEAFVDMSNDQEGAGLGLIMTLMMLRNDGLGDSAFKFESSENKTVFMIDIPSKVSKENQQLERIDHIISQIDNLPTFPKAIKDIQDAIDKPNSSIGTIAEMIKKDIALSANILKLSNSAAFRRGGRVESLDRAIQLIGLKELQTLLYSLGTKQMLEDKFPAFTAIWEKSNESAFYCKAIGQKMGMAKADLSNLIAASLLHDIGEILLLSFDKQHMSKIKTYSNSREIASTISMEESAIGITHSKLGAMVGEKWSFPILYTKAMEFHHRPLLVDEVYSDIVFPIYLSDMMISINAKEAKSSEIPAEILKLCKFQSKSEFDSFRTKIREQFLSY
- a CDS encoding trimeric intracellular cation channel family protein gives rise to the protein MDFSFSYYIGLSGIMVFTISGALAALEHKDHHHDLFSVFFTGFITAIGGGTLRDITLGNYPVSWVRDENILWAIFIGFLLVILFPGILTKLRDELFLFDTLGIGIYTVIGTRIALDHGVNFFASALLGMISAIFGGVIRDTLMNEVPFIFRKEIYATACLVGSVLYIILNAFDVNANWNLVISATVVVGIRVVAVRYNLGLPKIKLFD
- a CDS encoding beta strand repeat-containing protein, yielding MKSPAKFFRNVILIPTFLFQACIPSLPKGVLQSVSDFLQLRSLVNTGPYKISVTVSGLLGSGLALDLNSGAETIVVNSDGGYEFTTALTTGSNFNVTIKTQPILPVQTCSVSGGMGVVGFGNINSIIVNCDPLRYTIGGTITGLDGITGLILTNSVDGSTLSVAVASGAFAFTQTYLNGTTYNVSVSTQPNHPVQNCVTTNGVGTIAGANITNITIACTSIAFPIEVTAVGIASGTLSIRNNNSELLTISTNGLHRFPTNIITNNSYSLQVVSTPANHQCILNSTSGTVTGTISITANCFSVLSIGPSNGGILQPLESLRLQFSDEINAGSCAGSSGTLNTTNSLPIQFAVTTTTLTNDTLIVSPAPTDSWLSGHRTLTLNCNSVGGYPLSSTVNLLYLIPSSLRYVADAPTGNDLNNGLTAATPKRHIQSAINSFGGCPTFDCAVLVEAGSYDPTFVGGTIQLVSGISLYGGYVAGTNFVTWDPDSHSSVILMDTTPVGCSVATATSPCASIVGDASITNTVTISGFKIESGPDTAPYMAGVLLNSTNNVRLINNVINAGTGINGAYGVHAIDSNPYLIKNTIEGGMCTAIGCAAVGLYISSTFPIAPIVLLNNITGGIGAPLVTSVSSKGIEYAGSAAMTVTNITGNKISSSDLNMTNSIESVAFDINSTATGSTGILSGNIISAGRAVQSIGLKILPVTTTIQVGSSSLGNEISANQATTNASSLFLKTGLVVRRNLIKLGEANNSLVATVTGIYIQSGGSATIENNSIQGGFAKSSTSTATLHGIYIATPSATTSISGNYFRLGDSEGINSTATVTAGISLNTPQNILIANNWIQNGRSDVHARGLELKSVFSGLKVYHNTISSGTGNVGNESSVFIGSLSTSADIQNNVFLLNNNAGNNACIYNAGAGLQTAIKYNVLYNCTNLVVQNAFNYTDLCPGGIPGTLGCVSPLGIAANFGNNLNLNPNFVNNFGAIAVYTPTTATSCLITKSTNQIITNSYNGNGTRPGNDGAVSLGAVEYDQACTP
- a CDS encoding SMP-30/gluconolactonase/LRE family protein, encoding MKTSVINIFVFSVLFSCRTFAPVAYEPPIKPEPIGIYAPNTELQKSILLAIGKVKGLESLDVDSDGNIYGGDKEGRIIKVTLKGEIKVIAKTSGRPLGIQFDKQGNLIIADAYKGLLSLDKSGKLTVLVSEFQGKPFQFTDDLDIAQDGRIYFSDASVYEQKEYLYDLLEARPYGRVFVYDPKTKETELLADGLYFANGIALSKNEDFLLVNETYRYKITKLWLKGPKKGIKETVIENLPGFPDNITRNENGEFWVALFTVRNDRMDHMHPSPVVKRMISFLPKFLWPKAEPYGYALKIDGNGKVLMTLQDPGGEHLKEVTSVIEKKRQLYIGSLYNDRVGIYVLP
- a CDS encoding acetyltransferase, whose product is MGLIIAYILFLLNLLSIIPTMYPLYIWKLVTTGSVRRFGDRLLLKVGEFWIENNYRISRMLYGVQFEVIGDKYKDLKHDGRYMIICNHQSWSDIYIIQSVLNRKIPLIRFFIKDSLKYVPILGHAWLALDFPFVKRSSREQLKKNPELATKDLENVKKVCEKFVGMPFSILNFLEGHRRTPERVQKLLKKNPYQHLLRPHSGGISVVSTALKNSLDAFIDLTIVYPTENPSFLDLMQGKIRKLKVFVDVIPASLVPIEENEQFAPMSKKMKRWVDERWALKDALIDREK